From Bifidobacterium longum subsp. longum JCM 1217, one genomic window encodes:
- a CDS encoding ABC transporter substrate-binding protein produces MNRIMRNSGAALAAIFIAGSLTACGPGSASSSRSDTNPTEVSTDLGNKKYELTLWDGAGLKAVDEALIAGFEAKYPNITITGQYDPDNVSGQNGPRVISAKDAPDIARVTDMNSAVRGNHLVSLEAYVDAYGWDVPDSQTELYRVDSNGKLGSGDLYALPNSYSVTGIYFNTKLAEQLGIDAAPTSVEEFEADMQTAKDAGILPMMTYAKDGGTSFVFQALMANNSSAEDVQNWILQKSGTFDNQAAQDAASTLQDWNNKGYMPEGVNAVDASTALSRFCNGEGLFFPSGNWNLDTVAKALGDDVQFFAFPGATSEDEPNVAANAGAFYGIPVNAKNRDAAAAFLDYTQSAEAQQIIVDNSGYLPKSSTLDLKANSALQQSMFDAYADVLTSGHTSDFINNATAGMQSSGLIPNFQLLLDNSITPQEFTKNVQAQYDKEAKR; encoded by the coding sequence ATGAATAGGATTATGCGTAACAGCGGCGCGGCGCTTGCTGCGATATTTATCGCTGGAAGTCTGACTGCATGTGGTCCCGGCTCGGCAAGTAGCTCACGAAGTGATACAAATCCTACTGAGGTCAGCACTGATTTAGGTAATAAAAAATATGAGCTGACTTTGTGGGATGGAGCGGGTCTGAAGGCTGTAGATGAGGCGCTGATTGCCGGGTTCGAAGCGAAATACCCAAACATCACCATCACGGGACAATATGATCCGGATAATGTCTCTGGACAAAATGGCCCGCGTGTGATTTCAGCAAAAGATGCGCCGGATATCGCCCGCGTCACCGACATGAATTCAGCGGTTCGTGGCAACCATTTGGTGTCTTTAGAGGCATATGTGGATGCGTACGGCTGGGATGTTCCCGATTCGCAGACTGAATTGTATCGAGTGGATTCAAATGGCAAGCTCGGCAGCGGTGATTTGTACGCATTGCCGAACTCCTATTCGGTGACTGGCATTTATTTCAATACCAAGCTTGCCGAGCAGCTAGGTATTGATGCAGCTCCTACCTCTGTCGAGGAGTTTGAGGCGGATATGCAGACAGCCAAGGATGCCGGCATACTGCCGATGATGACATATGCCAAGGATGGCGGTACCTCTTTTGTCTTTCAGGCGTTAATGGCTAATAACAGTTCTGCGGAAGATGTGCAGAATTGGATTTTGCAGAAATCTGGTACCTTCGACAATCAGGCGGCGCAGGACGCTGCGTCCACCTTGCAGGATTGGAATAACAAGGGATATATGCCTGAAGGTGTTAACGCAGTGGATGCCTCTACTGCTCTGAGCAGGTTCTGCAATGGTGAAGGACTATTTTTCCCGAGCGGTAATTGGAATCTGGATACTGTGGCCAAAGCGCTGGGTGATGATGTTCAGTTCTTTGCTTTCCCGGGTGCCACCAGTGAAGATGAGCCGAACGTTGCTGCTAATGCAGGTGCATTTTATGGTATTCCGGTGAATGCTAAGAACCGTGATGCTGCTGCGGCGTTCCTCGATTATACGCAAAGTGCCGAAGCGCAACAGATTATTGTTGACAATTCTGGCTATTTGCCAAAATCATCTACTTTGGATCTCAAGGCGAATAGCGCATTGCAGCAGAGTATGTTTGATGCCTATGCCGACGTGCTGACGAGCGGTCATACTAGCGATTTCATTAATAATGCTACTGCGGGAATGCAGTCAAGTGGGCTAATCCCTAACTTCCAGTTACTGCTGGATAACAGCATCACGCCTCAGGAATTCACAAAGAATGTGCAGGCGCAATATGACAAAGAAGCGAAGCGGTAG
- a CDS encoding LacI family DNA-binding transcriptional regulator: MSEPTIYEVAKEAGVSAATVSRAINGRDRISETTRQKVFDACAKLGFSASKTASMLRTGKTNRIALTVGNSLAGWFSSQLAEGVYSVLASQGYDLLSYRLANADQRRDFFSSMPVKRNADAVIISSFDISETERRTLEQLGMPVIGVNTIGLTEQRDMISIGVDEIIAMRQTVHQLAGLGHRNIAFICKQQDSNGFIWEADQRIEGFRLGMAAEGLNLPDGYIIAVQDNEFAGAEALSSLLALSPRPTAVCCISDENAIPLVHALRSYGFRVPEDISVIGFDDWPMAQALNISTVRHDPRSYGALAADAAIRLSRGEILTESCIVVPTTLMLRGTTGPAPRD; encoded by the coding sequence ATGAGCGAACCAACAATCTATGAAGTAGCCAAGGAGGCTGGAGTCTCTGCGGCGACCGTATCTCGTGCAATCAACGGACGTGACCGCATATCGGAAACTACTAGGCAAAAGGTATTTGATGCATGTGCAAAGTTGGGGTTTTCAGCATCGAAAACAGCCTCCATGCTGCGAACGGGAAAGACAAATCGTATAGCACTTACCGTAGGTAACTCACTGGCTGGCTGGTTCAGTTCACAACTAGCCGAAGGCGTATATTCCGTGCTCGCATCCCAAGGATATGACTTGCTATCATACCGACTTGCAAACGCCGATCAAAGACGCGATTTCTTTTCCTCAATGCCAGTGAAGCGCAACGCAGACGCGGTCATCATCTCCTCCTTCGACATCAGCGAGACAGAGAGGCGAACCTTAGAACAACTCGGTATGCCAGTCATCGGTGTCAACACCATCGGGCTTACGGAACAGCGAGATATGATTTCCATCGGCGTAGACGAAATTATAGCAATGCGACAAACCGTTCATCAGCTCGCAGGACTGGGACATCGCAATATCGCCTTTATCTGCAAGCAGCAAGACAGTAACGGATTCATATGGGAAGCTGACCAACGTATAGAAGGGTTCCGTCTTGGCATGGCGGCTGAGGGACTCAACTTGCCCGACGGATACATCATCGCAGTACAGGACAACGAATTTGCCGGAGCAGAGGCACTCAGTAGCCTGCTCGCACTCTCCCCTCGCCCAACCGCCGTATGCTGCATCAGCGACGAGAATGCCATTCCTCTAGTCCATGCGCTTCGCTCATACGGATTCCGCGTACCTGAGGACATATCCGTCATCGGATTCGATGACTGGCCAATGGCACAAGCGCTCAATATATCAACCGTTCGGCACGACCCTCGGTCCTACGGAGCATTAGCGGCAGATGCCGCAATCCGATTATCACGAGGCGAAATTCTGACAGAAAGTTGCATCGTTGTTCCCACGACGCTCATGTTGCGCGGCACCACAGGCCCAGCACCTCGAGATTAA
- a CDS encoding LacI family DNA-binding transcriptional regulator, giving the protein MKRATINDVALTAGVSTFTASRALRGKDHVAAATRDKVLKAAKELNYTASRSAAALASGRTNRIAMLARERLAGWFMGELFDGLYDELSRARYDLTVYRAGSVEERAEFFTRLPANRNADALIVSGFSATDEEADTLASMGMPIVSVNSPYISCCQASVAIDDEAAEAMAVRYLAALGHRRFCYVGRTDPLTGKEWGFDARARGYKDEIVSLGLTDCGIHFIDSESPRSAKQVIATMLAQPERPTAICVWSDYYALRVVHELQAIGVRIPEDVSVFGFDGSDVAESIGLSTMVPTPPREIGQIAARKALNLVEGKTLDDPHTTVPVAVEPGATSGPVRE; this is encoded by the coding sequence ATGAAACGCGCGACCATCAACGACGTAGCTCTCACGGCCGGAGTCTCAACTTTTACCGCATCCCGCGCTTTGCGAGGTAAGGATCACGTGGCAGCAGCTACGCGGGATAAGGTGCTGAAAGCGGCCAAAGAGCTGAATTACACCGCGTCTCGCTCGGCGGCGGCGCTGGCAAGCGGACGCACCAATCGCATTGCCATGCTGGCTCGCGAACGGCTGGCCGGCTGGTTCATGGGCGAATTATTCGACGGGCTGTATGACGAACTGAGCCGCGCACGCTATGACTTGACCGTATACCGAGCCGGCAGCGTCGAGGAGCGTGCGGAATTCTTTACTCGGCTGCCAGCCAATCGTAACGCCGACGCCCTCATCGTATCCGGATTTTCCGCCACCGATGAGGAAGCCGACACGTTGGCCAGCATGGGTATGCCCATCGTCTCGGTGAATTCGCCGTATATCAGCTGCTGCCAAGCCTCCGTGGCCATTGATGACGAGGCGGCCGAAGCCATGGCAGTGCGTTATCTTGCGGCCCTCGGGCATCGTCGTTTCTGCTATGTGGGGCGCACCGATCCGCTGACCGGCAAGGAATGGGGATTCGATGCACGCGCACGCGGATACAAAGATGAGATAGTCTCGCTTGGCCTCACCGACTGCGGCATCCACTTCATCGACTCGGAATCACCACGCTCGGCCAAACAAGTCATCGCCACCATGCTCGCGCAGCCTGAGCGGCCGACCGCTATCTGCGTGTGGTCTGACTACTACGCATTGCGCGTGGTACATGAGTTGCAGGCAATCGGAGTACGAATCCCCGAAGACGTTTCGGTCTTTGGCTTTGATGGGTCCGACGTGGCGGAATCCATTGGATTAAGCACCATGGTGCCAACTCCCCCGCGCGAAATCGGACAGATTGCCGCGCGCAAGGCACTGAATTTGGTTGAGGGGAAGACCTTGGACGACCCTCATACGACTGTACCTGTGGCGGTCGAGCCCGGCGCGACCAGTGGGCCAGTGCGGGAATAG
- a CDS encoding carbohydrate ABC transporter permease yields MTTATVTPSKSGKPAKFRRDHKINWWLTAAVAVLSLTILIPLYFTIVTALKTPAEAGTFALPTSWQWHNFADASAKVNYPKAALNSAIITVAAVVLTLLTNTFVAYAVARNMDKRFFRFLYYFFIAAMFVPFPVVMLPIAKQMGSLHLDNQVGLIILYTVLGLGTNLFIATGFIRSIPVSLEEAARIDGASTWRIFWTIIFPLMSPINATIAILTALWAWNDFLLPLIILTDQSNQTIPLAQYVFSSQFATNYPMAFSSYLMAMAPILIVYIFAQKWVVGGVMRGAVK; encoded by the coding sequence ATGACTACTGCAACAGTTACCCCGTCCAAGTCCGGCAAGCCCGCCAAGTTCCGCAGGGACCACAAGATCAACTGGTGGCTGACCGCCGCCGTGGCCGTGCTGAGCCTGACCATTCTGATCCCGCTCTACTTCACCATCGTCACCGCGCTGAAGACTCCGGCCGAAGCCGGCACCTTCGCCCTGCCCACCTCGTGGCAGTGGCACAACTTCGCCGACGCCTCCGCCAAGGTCAACTACCCGAAGGCCGCGCTCAACTCCGCGATCATCACGGTGGCCGCCGTGGTGCTCACCCTGCTGACCAACACCTTCGTGGCCTACGCCGTGGCCCGCAACATGGACAAGCGCTTCTTCCGCTTCCTGTACTACTTCTTCATCGCCGCCATGTTCGTGCCGTTCCCGGTCGTCATGCTGCCGATTGCGAAGCAGATGGGCTCCCTGCACCTGGACAACCAGGTCGGCCTGATCATTCTGTACACGGTGCTCGGCCTGGGCACGAACCTGTTCATCGCCACTGGCTTCATCCGTTCGATTCCGGTTTCGCTGGAAGAGGCGGCCCGAATCGATGGCGCATCCACGTGGCGCATTTTCTGGACCATCATCTTCCCGCTGATGAGCCCGATTAACGCCACCATCGCCATCCTGACCGCACTGTGGGCCTGGAACGACTTCCTCCTGCCGTTGATCATCCTGACCGACCAGTCGAACCAGACCATCCCGCTCGCCCAGTACGTCTTCAGCTCGCAGTTCGCCACCAACTACCCGATGGCCTTCTCCAGCTACCTGATGGCCATGGCCCCGATCCTCATCGTCTACATCTTCGCCCAAAAGTGGGTCGTCGGTGGAGTCATGCGAGGCGCTGTGAAGTAG
- a CDS encoding carbohydrate ABC transporter permease: MSHATATKTAAKKPAKKKVSAFSTRKVDPAYYWMVVPAAIIFAFFLYLPFLDGVKYSFTNSQGYGDYKFIGLKNYIALFQDNRVGHAYLFTFLIAILITVLINVIALFLSVLLNSKIAFKNGFRAIFFIPYTLSVLVIGYVFKYIFMNPLPELGKALGIKWLSTSLLTNEQLSWIPIVFLAVWQGIAYSVLIYLAGLQTIDDEIYEAAAIDGVNAWQKFWKITFPLIGPFFTINLVLSMKNALGTFDQVVALTEGGPNSSTETVTYLIWKGGLTGGEYAYQTANAVLFFIVLAIIAFVQLRISRSQEQI, translated from the coding sequence ATGTCACACGCAACCGCAACCAAGACCGCTGCCAAGAAACCGGCCAAGAAGAAGGTCTCCGCCTTCTCCACCCGCAAAGTGGACCCCGCCTACTACTGGATGGTGGTTCCGGCGGCCATCATCTTCGCCTTCTTCCTGTACCTGCCATTTCTTGATGGCGTAAAGTATTCCTTCACCAACTCGCAGGGCTACGGCGATTACAAGTTCATCGGCCTGAAGAACTACATCGCCCTCTTCCAGGACAACCGAGTGGGCCATGCCTACCTGTTCACGTTCCTCATCGCCATTCTCATCACGGTGCTGATTAATGTGATCGCCCTGTTCCTGTCGGTGCTGCTGAACTCGAAGATCGCCTTCAAGAATGGCTTCCGAGCCATCTTCTTCATCCCCTACACCCTCTCCGTGCTGGTCATCGGCTACGTGTTCAAGTACATCTTCATGAACCCGCTGCCCGAGCTCGGCAAGGCGCTGGGCATCAAGTGGCTGTCCACCTCGCTGTTGACCAATGAGCAACTCAGCTGGATCCCAATCGTCTTCCTCGCCGTCTGGCAGGGCATCGCCTACTCGGTACTCATCTACCTCGCCGGCCTGCAGACCATCGACGACGAAATCTACGAGGCCGCCGCCATCGACGGCGTCAACGCCTGGCAGAAGTTCTGGAAGATCACATTCCCGCTGATCGGACCGTTCTTCACCATCAACCTCGTGCTGTCCATGAAGAACGCGCTCGGCACCTTCGATCAGGTCGTCGCCTTGACCGAGGGCGGTCCGAACTCCTCCACCGAAACCGTCACCTACCTCATCTGGAAGGGTGGCCTGACCGGTGGCGAGTACGCCTACCAGACCGCAAACGCCGTGCTCTTCTTCATCGTGCTGGCGATCATCGCCTTCGTACAGCTGCGCATCTCCCGCAGCCAGGAACAGATCTGA
- a CDS encoding ABC transporter substrate-binding protein, translating into MLSDSPHATPRLKRLAVRTAAVMCAIAVGFGLAGCGSSTAGTVTLDFFQFKSEAADQFKSMVADFEKQNPTIKVNINNSANAQTDLRTRFVKNRVPDVITFNGDISFGNFAASGVFYDFTDEPIVDTLNPGMVQIAKNLVQTTDSSKKRLYGLPFAGNASGYIYNKALFRKVGLDPENPPTTWSEFTDMLNTFKDAGINPLQGSVADAWTTQAPLASLTGTLVPESKYTELKQGKTTFQELWKTAVEKESELFTYSTADTGVTYQQGTQNFAQGKAAIIPLGTYAIPQILLINPDIELGFAQMPATDDASEQILTAGDDVMLTIGANTKHPKEAMKLVEFLMQKDQLDAYADAQSAITPLKDTYFGNDALETVRPFFEENRLADFCDHYIPSSINIGGYLQTMVTSGNTDRFLNQMQTEWDKVQARTFE; encoded by the coding sequence ATGCTGTCCGATTCCCCACATGCAACGCCTAGACTGAAGCGTCTGGCCGTGCGCACCGCCGCCGTGATGTGCGCGATCGCCGTCGGGTTCGGCCTGGCAGGCTGCGGCTCCAGCACCGCAGGCACCGTCACGCTGGATTTCTTCCAGTTCAAGTCCGAGGCCGCCGACCAGTTCAAGTCCATGGTCGCCGACTTTGAGAAGCAGAACCCGACCATCAAGGTCAACATCAACAACTCCGCCAACGCCCAGACCGATCTGCGCACCCGTTTCGTCAAGAATCGTGTGCCGGACGTGATCACCTTCAACGGCGACATCAGCTTCGGCAACTTCGCCGCCTCCGGTGTGTTCTACGACTTCACCGATGAACCCATTGTGGACACCCTCAACCCCGGCATGGTGCAGATCGCCAAGAATCTGGTGCAGACCACCGATTCCTCCAAGAAGCGCCTGTATGGCCTGCCCTTCGCGGGTAACGCCTCCGGCTACATCTACAACAAGGCTCTGTTCCGCAAGGTTGGCCTTGACCCGGAGAATCCGCCGACCACCTGGAGCGAGTTCACCGATATGCTCAACACCTTCAAGGACGCCGGCATCAACCCGCTGCAGGGTTCCGTGGCCGACGCCTGGACCACCCAGGCACCGCTCGCCTCCCTGACCGGCACGCTGGTTCCCGAATCGAAGTACACCGAGCTCAAGCAAGGCAAGACCACGTTCCAGGAACTGTGGAAGACCGCAGTCGAGAAGGAATCCGAGCTCTTCACCTACTCCACTGCGGACACCGGCGTCACCTACCAGCAGGGCACGCAGAACTTCGCCCAAGGCAAGGCCGCGATCATCCCGCTCGGCACCTACGCCATCCCGCAGATCCTGCTGATCAACCCCGATATCGAACTTGGTTTCGCCCAGATGCCGGCCACCGATGACGCCAGCGAGCAGATCCTCACCGCCGGCGACGACGTGATGCTCACCATCGGTGCGAACACCAAGCACCCCAAGGAAGCGATGAAGCTCGTCGAGTTCCTCATGCAGAAGGATCAGCTTGACGCCTACGCCGACGCCCAGTCCGCCATCACGCCGCTGAAGGACACCTACTTCGGCAACGATGCGCTGGAAACCGTGCGCCCGTTCTTCGAGGAAAACCGACTGGCCGACTTCTGCGACCACTACATTCCTTCGTCCATCAACATCGGCGGCTACCTGCAGACCATGGTGACCTCCGGCAACACCGACCGCTTCCTGAACCAGATGCAGACCGAATGGGACAAGGTCCAAGCCAGGACCTTCGAGTGA
- a CDS encoding ROK family transcriptional regulator encodes MSDVNAIPQWFSGSEHTHRVAAAIAQYGPIARTTLAQMLGLSQGALSRITSDLIYAGVIEELPAEAGPSGKLPERFTPRESSDRRGRPQTSLVLCSNARTFIGVKVHGMSIVAAAVNAHDEVVSGRHEVPIGADQSAEYVVSAITRLVRECSADIASSGLPSPTAVGVAVGGHVVDDSIVTFAPFLHWDGATDLGTMVTEATGLPCGVFNDIDSLLVDASWFGPGVGVDMFAVVTIGVGVGYSLAVNGKPVQYPDKSYGLVGHVLIDPEGPRCTSGHIGCSQCLTDDSIAEQYSAIVGRAVSFEDFARDAKGRVPQATQLVNRTCFRLGSLVATVANIAMPGHVMIAGESAFLAKLGTDSLRDGIRFYRHSQTQPVKFTIMDHDWQLWAKAAASRVIVKHIG; translated from the coding sequence ATGTCTGATGTCAACGCGATTCCACAGTGGTTTTCCGGATCCGAGCATACGCATCGCGTGGCGGCGGCAATTGCCCAATACGGGCCGATAGCCCGCACTACGTTGGCACAGATGCTGGGACTGAGCCAAGGGGCCTTGTCCCGCATCACCAGCGATCTGATCTACGCCGGGGTGATCGAGGAGCTTCCGGCCGAGGCCGGCCCGTCAGGCAAGCTGCCCGAGCGATTCACGCCAAGGGAAAGTTCGGATCGTCGCGGACGCCCGCAGACTTCGCTGGTGTTGTGTTCGAACGCACGCACCTTCATTGGTGTCAAGGTTCATGGGATGTCGATTGTGGCCGCTGCGGTGAACGCGCATGACGAGGTGGTGTCCGGCCGGCACGAGGTGCCGATCGGGGCGGATCAGTCGGCTGAGTATGTGGTGTCGGCCATCACGCGGCTGGTGCGCGAATGTTCCGCCGATATCGCCTCTTCCGGACTGCCCTCCCCCACTGCGGTGGGCGTTGCGGTAGGTGGGCATGTGGTCGACGATTCGATTGTGACGTTCGCGCCGTTCCTGCATTGGGACGGGGCCACGGACTTGGGGACGATGGTCACAGAGGCGACCGGCCTGCCGTGCGGGGTGTTCAATGATATCGATTCTCTGCTGGTGGATGCCTCCTGGTTCGGGCCGGGTGTCGGCGTGGATATGTTCGCCGTGGTGACCATCGGCGTGGGTGTTGGTTATTCGCTGGCCGTGAACGGCAAGCCAGTGCAGTACCCGGATAAGAGCTATGGTCTGGTGGGCCACGTGCTTATCGATCCGGAGGGGCCGCGCTGCACCAGCGGACATATCGGCTGTTCACAATGCTTGACTGACGATTCGATCGCCGAACAGTACTCTGCGATTGTGGGTCGCGCGGTCAGTTTTGAGGACTTTGCGCGCGATGCCAAGGGACGCGTGCCGCAGGCCACGCAGTTGGTGAACCGGACGTGTTTCCGGTTGGGTTCGCTGGTGGCTACGGTGGCGAACATCGCGATGCCCGGACATGTGATGATTGCCGGGGAGTCCGCGTTTTTGGCCAAGCTCGGCACCGATTCGCTGCGCGATGGCATTCGTTTCTACCGTCACAGCCAGACCCAGCCGGTCAAGTTCACGATTATGGACCACGACTGGCAGCTCTGGGCCAAAGCCGCCGCCAGTCGCGTAATCGTGAAGCATATTGGGTAG
- a CDS encoding alpha-galactosidase yields MAENTSTFTGAAADGTALTAVYLTQPAANVAIGLVFAGSDLPHIVHWGRPLAKPDTLLAAYDALKPQRVSGALDDTAWPSILPTQAESWIGEQRVVLRRAGVELFPKFTVTNIEAGGVLEATLDAVSGESYTDVAGHARATGPVRVPGVIVTARDEEQGVEVEWHLELLPGGLVRQKATVTNLFGADAGAPLEIGKIELGFPLPESAGEILTTTGHHLRERSPQRQPLTVGRFEKPQLAGRPDFDASLLLTAGVPGFSFEHGDAYSVHVGWSGNSVLSAERLPYTTGVIGGGELLFGGEVTLAGPGEGQNSYDTPWLFGSYGDGLNEIAARFHSYVRSLHPRLFSHGRPVILNTWEAVYFDHNFDTLKALADKAADSGVERFVVDDGWFGSRRDDTSGLGDWQIAQDVWPDGPKSLKALADYVHAKGMEFGLWFEPEMVNPDSDVARNHPDWILSPTTGRLPLQGRTQQVLDLTNPDAFDYIYGCMDQLVGELGIDYIKWDHNKLVTEPGSRRSGRPAVHAQTLAVYNIFKGLKTAHPGLEIESCSSGGGRVDLGILEHADRIWVSDCVDPVERADIQRYTSLLVPPAMMGEHVGASPAHSTQRATSQELRMAMAFFGHMGIEWNLLKEPDEALAKLAVWVAEFKKHRDWFAIDTCVHADSNDPAVRLDGMVMPNRDAAIYRFTQLTTSQTYPAAPVHLPGLDPERTYRVSPLDPSLDLTGLTNGQSTLGWWNEEGVVLTGEALQRYGIRPPSLHPQQAVLLKAVALS; encoded by the coding sequence ATGGCCGAGAACACCTCCACTTTCACCGGCGCCGCCGCTGACGGCACCGCACTCACCGCCGTCTACCTGACCCAGCCCGCCGCCAATGTGGCGATCGGTCTGGTGTTTGCCGGCAGCGACCTGCCGCACATCGTCCACTGGGGCCGCCCGCTGGCCAAGCCCGACACCCTGCTGGCCGCCTATGACGCCCTGAAGCCGCAGCGCGTGTCCGGCGCGCTCGACGACACCGCCTGGCCGTCTATCCTGCCCACCCAGGCCGAAAGCTGGATCGGCGAGCAGCGCGTGGTGCTGCGCCGCGCCGGCGTCGAGCTCTTCCCCAAGTTCACCGTGACCAATATCGAGGCCGGCGGCGTGCTGGAAGCCACCCTCGATGCCGTGTCCGGCGAAAGCTACACCGATGTGGCCGGCCATGCCCGTGCCACCGGTCCGGTCCGCGTGCCCGGCGTCATAGTCACCGCGCGCGATGAGGAGCAGGGCGTGGAAGTCGAATGGCACCTCGAACTGCTCCCCGGCGGCCTGGTCCGTCAGAAGGCCACCGTAACCAACCTGTTCGGTGCAGACGCCGGAGCCCCGCTCGAGATCGGCAAGATCGAGCTCGGCTTCCCGCTGCCCGAATCCGCCGGCGAAATCCTCACCACCACCGGTCACCATCTACGTGAACGCAGTCCGCAGCGCCAGCCGCTGACCGTCGGCCGTTTCGAAAAGCCGCAGCTCGCCGGCCGCCCTGACTTCGACGCATCCCTGCTCCTGACCGCCGGCGTGCCCGGTTTCAGCTTCGAGCATGGCGACGCCTATTCGGTGCACGTGGGCTGGAGCGGCAACTCCGTGCTGTCCGCCGAACGTCTGCCCTACACAACCGGCGTGATCGGCGGCGGCGAACTCCTGTTCGGCGGCGAAGTGACGCTCGCTGGCCCTGGCGAAGGCCAGAACTCCTACGACACCCCGTGGCTGTTCGGCTCCTATGGCGATGGTCTCAACGAGATCGCCGCCCGATTCCACTCCTACGTGCGCTCCCTGCACCCGCGCCTGTTCTCGCACGGCCGTCCGGTGATCCTCAACACATGGGAAGCCGTGTACTTCGACCACAACTTCGATACGCTGAAGGCGCTCGCCGACAAGGCCGCCGACTCCGGCGTGGAACGATTCGTGGTGGACGACGGCTGGTTCGGCTCCCGCCGCGACGACACCTCCGGCCTCGGTGACTGGCAGATTGCGCAGGACGTCTGGCCCGATGGTCCGAAGTCCCTGAAGGCGCTCGCCGACTACGTGCACGCCAAGGGTATGGAATTCGGCTTGTGGTTCGAGCCGGAAATGGTCAACCCCGATTCCGACGTGGCCCGCAACCACCCCGATTGGATTCTTTCGCCCACCACCGGCCGACTGCCGCTGCAGGGCCGCACTCAGCAGGTGCTCGATCTGACCAATCCGGATGCGTTCGACTACATCTACGGCTGCATGGACCAGCTTGTCGGCGAGCTTGGTATCGACTACATCAAGTGGGACCACAACAAGCTCGTCACCGAGCCCGGTTCCCGCCGCTCCGGCCGCCCGGCCGTGCACGCGCAGACCCTCGCCGTCTACAACATCTTCAAGGGCCTCAAGACCGCACATCCGGGCCTTGAGATCGAAAGCTGCTCCTCCGGCGGTGGCCGCGTGGATCTCGGCATCCTAGAGCACGCTGACCGTATCTGGGTCTCCGACTGCGTGGACCCGGTCGAGCGCGCGGACATCCAGCGCTACACCTCGCTGCTGGTGCCGCCGGCGATGATGGGCGAGCACGTGGGTGCCAGTCCCGCGCACTCCACCCAGCGTGCCACCAGCCAGGAACTGCGCATGGCCATGGCGTTCTTCGGCCACATGGGCATCGAATGGAACCTGTTGAAGGAGCCGGACGAGGCGCTCGCCAAGCTGGCCGTGTGGGTGGCCGAATTCAAGAAGCACCGCGACTGGTTCGCCATCGACACCTGCGTGCACGCCGACTCCAACGATCCGGCCGTGCGCTTGGATGGCATGGTGATGCCGAACCGCGACGCCGCCATCTACCGCTTCACCCAGCTGACCACCAGCCAGACCTATCCGGCCGCGCCCGTGCACCTGCCCGGACTTGACCCCGAGCGCACCTACCGCGTCAGCCCGCTCGACCCGAGCTTGGATTTGACCGGTCTGACCAACGGCCAGAGCACTCTCGGCTGGTGGAACGAGGAAGGCGTAGTCCTGACCGGCGAAGCCCTGCAGCGTTACGGCATCCGTCCCCCGTCCCTCCACCCCCAGCAGGCAGTATTGCTCAAGGCTGTGGCGTTAAGCTGA
- a CDS encoding nucleoside deaminase, whose protein sequence is MEYDEAMRCALELAGQAAAAGDVPVGAVVLDAAGQIVGRGYNTREADGDPLAHAEIIAMRQAAQALGAWNLADCTLAVTLEPCPMCAGACIQTHIGTIAFGAWDPKLGACGSIWDIPRDPHIGHSPEVHGGVLEGECQSILTDFFAQRR, encoded by the coding sequence ATGGAATATGACGAGGCGATGCGCTGCGCACTGGAACTGGCCGGTCAGGCCGCAGCCGCTGGTGACGTACCGGTTGGTGCGGTGGTGCTGGATGCGGCCGGCCAGATTGTCGGGCGCGGATACAACACGCGTGAGGCTGATGGCGACCCGCTTGCCCACGCCGAAATCATCGCCATGCGTCAGGCGGCCCAAGCCTTGGGCGCTTGGAATCTCGCCGATTGCACGCTGGCCGTCACACTTGAGCCGTGCCCGATGTGCGCGGGTGCCTGCATCCAGACCCATATCGGCACCATCGCGTTCGGTGCCTGGGATCCCAAGCTCGGTGCATGCGGTTCGATTTGGGATATTCCGCGCGATCCGCATATCGGCCATAGTCCTGAAGTGCACGGCGGCGTGCTGGAAGGCGAGTGTCAGTCCATCCTGACTGATTTCTTCGCCCAGCGGCGATAG